From a region of the Haloferax volcanii DS2 genome:
- a CDS encoding DUF7550 family protein, producing MSDDHDHGHDDHHEDEQDGRVTSPMQEFSMSQVTTGVLVFVVGLVVTFGIPLALA from the coding sequence ATGAGCGACGACCACGACCACGGACACGACGACCACCACGAAGACGAACAAGACGGCCGCGTCACCTCCCCGATGCAGGAGTTCTCGATGAGTCAGGTCACGACCGGCGTCCTCGTCTTCGTCGTCGGCCTCGTCGTCACGTTCGGCATCCCGCTGGCGCTCGCGTAA
- a CDS encoding DUF1684 domain-containing protein: protein MTDDAWLDALRTHREQKDRYLAGDRNSPVPPDQREVFDGLDYFDPDPDLRFELELREYDDPERITIGTSTDGEREYLAWARFEFEVHGESYALDAYRADADEGRLWVPFRDETNAEETYGAGRYLDLEAADRTDDGRWVVDFNYAYNPFCAYSPRYECPLVPMENWLEVRIEAGEKDYEGPGGGGE from the coding sequence ATGACAGACGACGCGTGGCTCGACGCCCTCCGCACGCACCGCGAACAGAAGGACCGCTATCTCGCTGGGGACCGCAACTCTCCGGTTCCGCCGGACCAGCGGGAGGTTTTCGACGGCCTCGACTACTTCGACCCCGACCCCGACCTCCGGTTCGAACTCGAACTCCGGGAATACGACGACCCCGAGCGCATCACCATCGGCACCTCGACCGACGGCGAGCGCGAGTACCTCGCGTGGGCGCGCTTCGAGTTCGAGGTCCACGGCGAGTCGTACGCGCTCGACGCCTACCGCGCCGACGCCGACGAGGGCCGCCTGTGGGTTCCGTTCCGCGACGAGACGAACGCCGAGGAGACGTACGGAGCGGGTCGCTACCTCGACCTCGAAGCCGCGGACCGGACCGACGACGGGCGCTGGGTGGTCGACTTCAACTACGCGTACAACCCGTTTTGCGCCTACTCTCCGCGCTACGAGTGCCCGCTGGTTCCGATGGAAAACTGGCTCGAAGTCCGCATCGAGGCCGGCGAGAAGGACTACGAAGGGCCGGGCGGCGGCGGTGAGTAA
- a CDS encoding quinone oxidoreductase family protein produces the protein MKSIVVTEYGSTDSLELRETETPEPAPGEVRIDVEAAGINFADIMQRRGTYRDGPEPPYTPGMEAAGTIDAVGEGVDREVGERVVAMTGGGAYAESVTTPAPTLFDVPESMSFAEAAGFPVQFLTAYNCLHEWGDLDGDERVLIQAAAGGVGTAAVQLASHAGVETFGTASTEAKLDLAADLGLDHGIQYTEEDFREVVADETDGAGVDLVLDGVGGETFRRSLDALADFGRLVTYGAASGDAAEADPTRLLFENKSVIGFHLGSAMQQRPESILGAVPELSELLAAGELDVVVGETFALEDAAAAHEYIEARKSSGKVVLEP, from the coding sequence GTGAAATCTATCGTCGTCACCGAGTACGGGAGCACCGACAGCCTCGAACTGCGCGAGACCGAGACGCCCGAACCGGCCCCGGGCGAGGTCCGCATCGACGTCGAGGCCGCCGGCATCAACTTCGCAGACATCATGCAGCGGCGCGGGACCTACCGAGACGGCCCGGAACCGCCGTACACGCCGGGGATGGAGGCCGCGGGGACCATCGACGCGGTGGGCGAGGGCGTCGACCGCGAGGTCGGTGAACGCGTCGTCGCAATGACCGGCGGCGGGGCGTACGCCGAGTCCGTCACCACGCCGGCCCCGACGCTGTTCGACGTGCCCGAGTCGATGTCGTTCGCCGAGGCCGCCGGCTTCCCCGTCCAGTTCCTCACCGCCTACAACTGCCTCCACGAGTGGGGCGACCTCGACGGCGACGAGCGCGTGCTGATTCAGGCGGCCGCCGGCGGCGTCGGCACCGCGGCGGTCCAACTCGCCTCCCACGCCGGCGTCGAGACGTTCGGCACGGCCAGCACCGAGGCGAAACTCGACCTCGCGGCCGACCTCGGTCTCGACCACGGCATCCAGTACACTGAGGAGGACTTCCGCGAGGTCGTCGCCGACGAGACCGACGGCGCGGGCGTCGACCTCGTCCTCGACGGCGTCGGCGGCGAGACGTTCCGGCGCAGTCTGGACGCCCTCGCCGACTTCGGCCGACTCGTCACCTACGGGGCGGCGTCCGGCGACGCGGCCGAGGCGGACCCGACGCGCCTGCTGTTCGAGAACAAGTCGGTCATCGGCTTCCACCTCGGAAGCGCCATGCAGCAGCGCCCCGAGTCGATTCTCGGCGCGGTGCCGGAACTATCCGAACTGCTCGCCGCGGGCGAACTCGACGTGGTCGTCGGCGAGACGTTCGCCCTCGAAGACGCCGCGGCGGCCCACGAGTACATCGAAGCCAGAAAGAGCAGCGGGAAAGTCGTCCTCGAACCGTAA
- a CDS encoding MBL fold metallo-hydrolase, whose amino-acid sequence MERIRLGNTVFEGLNNAYLLPGDRPTLVDAGVATDSVRRDLREGLDAAGYGVADLDAIVLTHWHADHAGLAGELQAESGAPVYVHADDAGIVAGDPDAVAAERSIRERRFDEWRIPDEPLAEVTAFLDGHDDLRGDRVDVTPVEDGDRIAAGDGELEVVHLPGHAAGLSAFAFDGEPGAGREAFVGDAILPKYTPNVGGADLRVDRPLETYLDSLARLAALDFERAWPGHRDPISDPAGRARVIAEHHRERTERVVSVLDDHGPADAWTVSARLFGDLEAIHILHGPGEAFAHLDHLVAEGVVAPPDDRGRYELLDADPDFDELVAVPETKR is encoded by the coding sequence ATGGAACGGATACGGCTCGGTAACACCGTCTTCGAGGGCCTCAACAACGCCTATCTCCTCCCCGGCGACCGACCGACGCTGGTCGACGCCGGCGTGGCGACCGACTCGGTCCGCCGCGACCTCCGCGAGGGACTCGACGCGGCCGGGTACGGGGTTGCGGACCTCGACGCCATCGTCCTCACCCACTGGCACGCCGACCACGCCGGACTGGCGGGCGAACTCCAGGCCGAAAGCGGCGCACCGGTCTACGTCCACGCCGACGACGCGGGCATCGTCGCGGGCGACCCCGACGCGGTCGCGGCCGAGCGCTCGATTCGCGAGCGCCGCTTCGACGAGTGGCGTATCCCCGACGAACCGCTCGCCGAAGTGACCGCGTTCCTCGACGGCCACGACGACCTCCGGGGCGACCGCGTCGACGTGACGCCCGTCGAGGACGGCGACCGCATCGCCGCCGGCGACGGCGAACTCGAAGTCGTCCACCTCCCCGGCCACGCCGCCGGCCTGAGCGCCTTCGCCTTCGACGGCGAGCCCGGCGCGGGTCGCGAGGCGTTCGTCGGCGACGCGATTCTCCCGAAGTACACCCCGAACGTCGGCGGCGCTGACCTGCGGGTCGACCGCCCCCTCGAAACCTATCTCGACAGCCTCGCGCGCCTCGCGGCCCTCGACTTCGAGCGGGCGTGGCCCGGCCACCGCGACCCCATCTCCGACCCCGCCGGCCGGGCGCGCGTCATCGCGGAGCACCACCGCGAGCGCACCGAGCGCGTCGTCTCCGTCCTCGACGATCACGGCCCGGCCGACGCGTGGACCGTGAGCGCGCGCCTGTTCGGCGACCTCGAAGCCATCCACATCCTCCACGGCCCCGGCGAGGCGTTCGCCCACCTCGATCACCTCGTCGCCGAGGGCGTCGTCGCGCCCCCGGACGACAGAGGGCGGTACGAACTCCTCGACGCGGACCCGGACTTCGACGAACTGGTCGCGGTTCCCGAGACGAAACGTTAA
- the hisF gene encoding imidazole glycerol phosphate synthase subunit HisF: protein MLTKRIIPCIDVDLDEDGNPAVYTGVNFEDLKYTGDPVEMAKLYNEAGADEFVFLDITASAEGRETMLDTVSKVADEVFIPLTVGGGIRTRDDIKETLRAGADKVSINTAALQNPDLIEEGARSFGSQCIVISVDARRRFDEAGEHYAEVDGESCWFECTVKGGREGTGVDVVEWANEAESRGAGELFINSIDADGTKDGYDIPLTKAVCDSVSTPVIASSGCGGPEDMCEVFTEAGADAGLAASIFHFDEYTIRDVKEYLDERDVPVRL from the coding sequence ATGCTCACGAAGCGCATCATCCCCTGTATCGACGTCGACCTCGACGAGGACGGGAACCCCGCGGTCTACACCGGCGTCAACTTCGAGGACCTGAAGTACACGGGCGACCCGGTCGAGATGGCCAAACTGTACAACGAGGCGGGCGCGGACGAGTTCGTCTTCCTCGACATCACCGCCTCCGCGGAGGGGCGCGAGACGATGCTCGACACCGTCTCGAAGGTCGCAGACGAGGTATTCATCCCGCTGACCGTCGGCGGCGGCATCCGCACCCGCGACGACATCAAAGAGACGCTCCGCGCCGGCGCGGACAAGGTCTCTATCAACACCGCGGCGCTCCAGAACCCCGACCTCATCGAGGAGGGCGCGCGCTCCTTCGGCAGTCAGTGTATCGTCATCTCGGTGGACGCCCGCCGGCGCTTCGACGAGGCGGGCGAGCACTACGCCGAGGTCGACGGCGAGTCCTGCTGGTTCGAGTGCACCGTCAAGGGCGGCCGCGAGGGAACCGGCGTCGACGTGGTCGAGTGGGCCAACGAGGCCGAGTCCCGCGGCGCGGGCGAACTGTTCATCAACTCCATCGACGCCGACGGCACGAAAGACGGCTACGACATCCCGCTGACGAAGGCCGTCTGCGACAGCGTCTCGACGCCCGTCATCGCCTCCTCCGGCTGCGGCGGCCCCGAGGACATGTGCGAGGTGTTCACCGAGGCCGGCGCGGACGCCGGGCTCGCCGCCTCCATCTTCCACTTCGACGAGTACACGATTCGGGACGTCAAGGAGTACCTCGACGAGCGCGACGTGCCGGTTCGACTGTAA
- a CDS encoding type II/IV secretion system ATPase subunit → MRDPSVERGVLRLLASGEFDAAAAEAERLLRRTAEMLRGSDLDVHPLSPDDTPLGTYEVPEGHEEVERYWVNAPFAYVVVTYDTDATAHQYHTVEPDLDEFEASLLERVRTDIRDPLLYRREADPRTETALVEELQSILEQYGLELDMNTFYTLLYYLRRDFHGYGPLDPLMKDPHIEDISCDGYDLPLFVYHDEYTDIATNVSFAAEELDNFVIRLAQRSGQHISVGDPVLGTTLPNGARAELALGEEVTPRGSAFTIRLYAEEPFTPIDLVRYGTFSIEQMAYLWLCIEHNKSLIFAGGTASGKTTSMNAVSMFVPPRSKVLSIEDTRELALYHDNWLSSVTRERLHEGTDISMYDLLRSALRHRPEYIIVGEVRGDEAVTLFQAMNTGHTTFSTMHADSIETVINRLENEPINVPRAMVQSLDLLCVQTLTRHGGERVRRSQTIGEIGDIDQRTGELDYSSAFAWEPETDTFSQNDSSLLTEIQRENGWSRTELRRELRRREGFLRYLLDKGVTDYRRFTALINEYYADSEDVMRRVEADEDIVDAGSEA, encoded by the coding sequence ATGCGCGACCCGTCGGTGGAACGAGGGGTGTTGAGACTCCTCGCCAGCGGGGAGTTCGACGCCGCGGCCGCCGAAGCGGAGCGGCTCTTGCGCCGAACCGCCGAGATGCTTCGGGGGTCGGACCTCGACGTGCACCCGCTTTCGCCCGACGACACGCCGCTCGGAACTTACGAGGTCCCCGAGGGCCACGAGGAGGTCGAGCGCTACTGGGTGAACGCCCCCTTCGCCTACGTCGTCGTCACCTACGACACGGACGCGACCGCCCACCAGTACCACACCGTCGAACCCGACCTCGACGAGTTCGAGGCGTCGCTGCTCGAACGCGTCCGCACCGACATCCGCGACCCGCTTTTGTACCGCCGCGAGGCGGACCCCCGAACCGAGACGGCGCTGGTCGAGGAGCTTCAGTCGATTCTCGAACAGTACGGGCTGGAACTCGACATGAACACCTTCTACACGCTGTTGTACTACCTCCGGCGCGACTTCCACGGCTACGGCCCGCTGGACCCGCTGATGAAGGACCCCCACATCGAGGACATCTCGTGTGACGGCTACGACCTGCCGCTTTTCGTCTACCACGACGAGTACACCGACATCGCCACGAACGTCTCGTTCGCCGCCGAGGAACTCGACAACTTCGTCATCCGCCTCGCCCAGCGCTCCGGCCAGCACATCAGCGTCGGTGACCCCGTCCTCGGGACGACGCTCCCGAACGGCGCGCGCGCCGAGTTAGCCCTCGGGGAGGAGGTCACGCCGCGCGGGTCGGCGTTTACTATCCGCCTCTACGCCGAAGAGCCGTTCACCCCAATCGACCTCGTGCGCTACGGCACGTTCTCCATCGAGCAGATGGCCTACCTGTGGCTCTGTATCGAACACAACAAGAGCCTCATCTTCGCGGGCGGGACGGCCTCGGGGAAGACCACCTCGATGAACGCGGTGTCGATGTTCGTCCCGCCGCGGTCGAAGGTGCTGTCCATCGAGGACACCCGCGAACTCGCGCTCTACCACGACAACTGGCTGTCGTCTGTCACCCGCGAACGACTCCACGAGGGGACCGACATCTCGATGTACGACCTGCTTCGCTCGGCGCTCCGGCACCGCCCCGAGTACATCATCGTCGGCGAGGTTCGCGGCGACGAGGCCGTGACGCTGTTCCAGGCGATGAACACCGGCCACACGACGTTCTCGACGATGCACGCCGACAGCATCGAGACGGTCATCAACCGCCTCGAAAACGAGCCGATCAACGTCCCGCGCGCGATGGTGCAGTCGCTCGACCTGCTGTGCGTCCAGACGCTCACCCGTCACGGCGGCGAGCGCGTCCGCCGCTCGCAGACCATCGGTGAAATCGGCGACATCGACCAGCGGACCGGCGAACTCGACTACTCGTCGGCGTTCGCGTGGGAGCCCGAGACGGACACGTTCAGTCAAAACGACAGCTCGCTGCTCACCGAAATCCAGCGCGAAAACGGCTGGTCGCGGACCGAACTCCGGCGCGAACTCCGGCGGCGCGAGGGGTTCCTCCGATACCTCCTCGACAAGGGCGTCACCGACTACCGGCGCTTTACCGCGCTCATCAACGAGTACTACGCGGACTCGGAAGACGTGATGCGGCGCGTCGAGGCCGACGAGGACATCGTCGACGCCGGCTCGGAGGCCTGA
- a CDS encoding DUF7549 family protein, with protein sequence MVWVRSEHGGALAVVSTWLCALLPWNVTYTRNLSGVSLLFVRFPFAEVQFSWGLSSRVAMRGPLSALSLQSGQTVAVAYQAWVVGAAVLALAVLFSLVYYLRDERVEAGPVDPVRVLGGLLGVVGVVLAAATYLLVTRGIPGIPLPLGVVISLVLAGVLLTVDRT encoded by the coding sequence ATGGTCTGGGTCCGCTCCGAACACGGGGGTGCGCTGGCCGTCGTCTCGACGTGGCTCTGTGCGCTCCTCCCGTGGAACGTCACGTACACGCGGAACCTCTCGGGCGTGAGCCTGCTTTTCGTCCGGTTCCCCTTCGCGGAGGTGCAGTTCTCGTGGGGCCTGTCCAGCCGTGTCGCGATGAGAGGCCCGCTGTCCGCGCTCTCGCTCCAATCGGGGCAGACCGTCGCCGTCGCCTATCAGGCGTGGGTCGTCGGCGCGGCCGTCCTCGCGCTCGCGGTCCTGTTTTCGCTCGTGTACTACCTGCGCGACGAGCGGGTCGAAGCCGGCCCGGTCGACCCCGTTCGGGTGCTCGGCGGCCTCCTCGGCGTCGTCGGCGTCGTCCTCGCCGCTGCGACGTACCTCCTCGTGACGCGCGGGATTCCGGGGATTCCGCTCCCGCTCGGCGTCGTCATCTCGCTCGTCCTCGCCGGCGTCCTCCTGACCGTCGACCGGACCTGA
- a CDS encoding DUF5793 family protein, producing MRRDYFELDVRDVDWYEDDGDPRQPTVSIDFYGPAEELRSRFLSTSGDVLAAEELDVSFRLQDSVDADDARGVVSVTDRLTGDYVLELNARADDVLDFIRAAREYGRAAGDDEGRYRVDVAIEGDHFETFEKSTFLVYDGDGTLLRSQSLIPSGVEL from the coding sequence ATGCGGCGTGACTACTTCGAACTGGATGTCCGCGATGTCGATTGGTACGAGGACGACGGCGACCCCCGCCAACCGACGGTATCTATCGATTTCTACGGCCCGGCCGAGGAGCTTCGGTCGCGGTTCCTCTCGACCAGTGGCGACGTGCTCGCCGCGGAGGAACTGGACGTCTCCTTTCGGCTGCAAGACTCCGTCGACGCCGACGACGCCCGCGGCGTCGTGAGCGTGACGGACCGACTGACCGGCGACTACGTCCTCGAACTCAACGCCCGCGCCGACGACGTGCTCGACTTCATTCGGGCGGCCCGCGAGTACGGACGCGCCGCGGGCGACGACGAGGGGCGCTACCGCGTCGACGTGGCCATCGAAGGGGACCACTTCGAGACCTTCGAGAAATCGACGTTCCTCGTCTACGACGGCGACGGGACGCTCCTGCGGAGCCAGAGCCTCATCCCCTCGGGCGTCGAACTCTGA
- a CDS encoding cupin domain-containing protein, whose amino-acid sequence MEPVNLDESFASFDETWAPRIAAELNDYAVKVAKLDGEFVWHAHDDTDELFLVRDGRLRIEFRDRDDADLGPGDLLVVPRGVEHRPVALEPTEALLVEPTETLNTGDADESDLTHGDPERLS is encoded by the coding sequence ATGGAACCCGTCAATCTCGACGAGAGCTTCGCGTCGTTCGACGAGACGTGGGCCCCGCGAATCGCCGCGGAGCTGAACGACTACGCGGTGAAAGTCGCGAAACTCGACGGCGAGTTCGTCTGGCACGCCCACGACGACACCGACGAACTGTTTCTCGTCCGCGACGGACGGCTCCGAATCGAGTTCCGCGACCGCGACGACGCGGACCTCGGCCCGGGCGACCTCCTCGTGGTCCCCCGCGGCGTCGAACACCGCCCCGTGGCGCTCGAACCGACCGAAGCGCTGCTCGTCGAGCCGACCGAGACGCTCAACACCGGCGACGCCGACGAGAGCGACCTGACGCACGGCGACCCCGAACGGCTCTCCTGA
- a CDS encoding DNA-directed RNA polymerase subunit L has protein sequence MELRVIDKTDEELRIEIGGEDHTFMNVLKGELLQTDTVTAATYDVNPEQSGGQTDPVLSIKTESGVDPLDALAEAARGVQRTADDFTDAYRAGIDA, from the coding sequence ATGGAACTGCGGGTCATCGACAAGACCGACGAGGAACTCCGCATCGAAATCGGCGGCGAGGACCACACCTTCATGAACGTCCTGAAGGGCGAACTCCTCCAGACCGACACCGTCACGGCCGCGACCTACGACGTGAACCCCGAACAGTCCGGCGGACAGACGGACCCCGTCCTCTCCATCAAGACGGAGTCCGGCGTCGACCCCCTCGACGCGCTCGCGGAGGCCGCCCGCGGCGTCCAGCGCACCGCCGACGACTTCACCGACGCCTACCGCGCCGGTATCGACGCGTAA
- a CDS encoding uracil-DNA glycosylase family protein, with amino-acid sequence MRNVTDRTRNPFDMRPSCDRYVPGYGDANADFHVIGDHPGVHGGIETGVPFAGGAGEKLFPALEDGELLGEAGDEPTVNSTFFSYLHMCVPDGTPSAADYTDMERFFDAELRAIAAHVLLPVGAVATKYVLNNYTSVGWKTDIDMEALHGEELRGSGFLVLPIKDPAEWDDGDHDELVAGLLELQSTDFRRESDLGRFMPGADPYLVR; translated from the coding sequence GTGAGAAACGTAACCGACCGCACGAGAAACCCGTTCGACATGCGACCGTCGTGTGACCGGTACGTCCCCGGCTACGGCGACGCCAACGCCGACTTCCACGTCATCGGCGACCACCCCGGCGTCCACGGGGGCATCGAGACCGGCGTCCCCTTCGCGGGGGGCGCAGGCGAGAAGCTGTTCCCGGCGCTCGAAGACGGCGAGTTGCTGGGCGAGGCCGGCGACGAACCGACCGTGAACAGCACGTTCTTCTCGTATTTGCATATGTGCGTGCCGGACGGCACGCCGTCGGCGGCCGACTACACCGACATGGAGCGCTTTTTCGACGCGGAGCTCCGCGCCATCGCTGCCCACGTCCTCCTGCCGGTCGGCGCGGTGGCGACGAAGTACGTCCTGAACAACTACACGTCGGTGGGCTGGAAGACGGACATCGACATGGAAGCACTCCACGGCGAGGAACTCCGCGGGAGCGGCTTCCTCGTGTTGCCCATCAAGGACCCCGCCGAGTGGGACGACGGCGACCACGACGAACTCGTCGCCGGCCTGCTGGAGCTTCAGTCGACCGACTTCCGCCGCGAATCCGACCTCGGCCGCTTCATGCCCGGAGCGGACCCGTATCTGGTCAGATAG
- a CDS encoding J domain-containing protein: MPVDFYELLGVERDAETAEIKQAFRQRAREYHPDVNDDERATAQFTVVRKAYEVLTDDAERADYDRMGHGTYVEKRLDGLTKFRYPGKADEQAGSSGSGSADAGGRSGSSGSSTGRSSSSTSSSSSSSGRSSSSSSSGRSSGRASSSSSTASSSRSGRSRHSGSASSSRASGSSSRTTGASQSSAASGASRGRTRNTQSSRTGTNGRFERERDGSESASASASGGTNPLWFGWGVSLGALLAYLGGLAWHLSGDGAGFVTALASLDTAAPAAALLASSPLSVPSVAALQTAAATPTVVVLPVAAALLAVSVAGVIARFGHAWTTWVYALAAAVPLALVVAGAVGVGRPVAVDLLGFVVCPLLGAGGFVVDAGWYLFASR; this comes from the coding sequence ATGCCGGTGGACTTCTACGAACTCCTCGGGGTCGAACGCGACGCCGAGACGGCGGAGATAAAGCAGGCCTTTCGTCAGCGCGCTCGGGAGTACCACCCCGACGTCAACGACGACGAGCGAGCCACGGCGCAGTTTACCGTCGTCCGGAAGGCCTACGAAGTCCTCACCGACGACGCCGAGCGCGCCGACTACGACCGGATGGGCCACGGGACGTACGTCGAAAAGCGCCTCGACGGCCTGACGAAGTTCAGATACCCCGGCAAGGCCGACGAGCAGGCCGGGTCCAGCGGCTCTGGAAGCGCCGACGCCGGCGGGCGGTCAGGTTCGTCGGGGTCCTCGACCGGCCGGTCGTCCTCGTCCACGTCGTCCTCCTCGTCTTCTTCCGGTCGGTCGTCCTCCTCGTCTTCTTCCGGTCGGTCGTCCGGGCGCGCGTCGTCTTCGTCTTCGACCGCGAGTTCGTCGCGGTCGGGTCGGTCGCGCCACTCGGGGTCGGCTTCCTCGTCGCGCGCCTCCGGGTCGTCGTCGCGGACTACGGGCGCATCGCAGTCGTCGGCCGCGAGCGGGGCGTCGCGCGGCCGCACCCGAAACACGCAGTCCAGTCGAACGGGGACGAACGGCCGGTTCGAACGCGAACGCGACGGCTCCGAGTCGGCGTCCGCGTCAGCGTCCGGGGGGACGAACCCGCTTTGGTTCGGCTGGGGCGTCTCGCTCGGCGCGCTGCTGGCGTATCTCGGCGGCTTGGCGTGGCACCTCTCGGGCGACGGCGCGGGGTTCGTGACCGCGCTCGCGTCGCTCGACACCGCCGCGCCCGCCGCGGCGCTTCTCGCGTCGTCGCCGCTGTCGGTGCCGAGCGTCGCCGCTTTGCAGACCGCGGCGGCGACGCCGACGGTGGTCGTCCTCCCGGTCGCGGCGGCGCTCCTCGCGGTTTCGGTCGCCGGAGTCATCGCCCGGTTCGGCCACGCGTGGACAACGTGGGTCTACGCGCTCGCGGCGGCCGTCCCGCTGGCGCTCGTGGTGGCCGGCGCGGTCGGCGTCGGCCGCCCCGTCGCGGTCGACCTCCTCGGCTTCGTCGTCTGCCCGCTTCTCGGGGCCGGCGGGTTCGTCGTCGACGCCGGGTGGTATCTCTTCGCCTCGCGGTAG